The proteins below come from a single Alosa sapidissima isolate fAloSap1 chromosome 23, fAloSap1.pri, whole genome shotgun sequence genomic window:
- the zdhhc8a gene encoding palmitoyltransferase ZDHHC8B, giving the protein MPACAGERCKPSAYIPVATAACLLVGSSTLFFVFTGPWLAERICLAAPICTGVVFFFVLANFSMATFMDPGVLPRANEDEDKDDDFRAPLYKNVEVRGVQVRMKWCTSCHFYRPPRCSHCSVCDHCVEDFDHHCPWVNNCIGKRNYRYFFLFLLTLSVHMLDVFGFGLLYVLEHLEDLWALEASVTVVVMSISGLFFLPVLGLACFHLVLVARGRTTNEQVTGKFQEGVNPFTKGCFGNVESVLCSPLSPRYIVKRRKKTPIRIQPPFKRPESDRETPVKIRDNGIQTNILPNKAVEGVDVPDSKRLNTPPPLPPKPDPVLLRNHLAALEESLLHSRSSFPSAQPTGTLRPSLNHLSKLGPLSSREEVRQTMESMTQTGVRPQDFSSDPSLGFPSSTLPLNSLTLNSRSLSLKHAHRYRDRPSLSSQTSEGLTSLGPASSASQSLRLSPSALTSRGSSLSYDSLLGTPGEINGSQRGLPLLGFQVPYLPLDSGGLGLSRASEIQRHSPHTRSPVFMGVSRQSPQPREPSPVRYDNLSKAIMASIQERRELEERERLMQLPHAGPTSPATAPGYVTPDTGVYDTPSRRSLPLEGLRGPPSRGPTPPAYGSREFLMSSAAYGYGSRMGLSSSSTSSLSRAAAAPRISCSSTSSLSRTPRNSCSSTSSLSRAPRTSGSPLQSHPQGSGGDRSLSPAYPSLERQLQQSPSALLCSPTSYTTPRGLAFISDTEAPDQPPSDGLQRFES; this is encoded by the exons GGGCCCTTGGTTGGCGGAGCGGATCTGCCTGGCAGCGCCAATATGCACTGGTGTCGTGTTCTTTTTCGTGTTGGCCAACTTCAGCATGGCAACGTTCATGGACCCTGGTGTACTGCCAAGAG CCAATGAGGATGAGGATAAGGACGACGACTTCCGGGCGCCCCTGTACAAGAACGTGGAGGTGCGTGGCGTGCAGGTGCGCATGAAGTGGTGCACTTCCTGTCACTTCTACAGACCGCCGCGCTGTTCACACTGCAGTGTGTGCGACCACTGCGTAgag GATTTTGACCACCACTGTCCATGGGTCAACAACTGCATTGGGAAAAGGAACTACCGctacttcttcctcttcctgctgACCCTTAGTGTCCACATGTTGGACGTTTTCGGCTTTGGGCTTCTGTATGTGTTGGAACATCTGGAGGACCTGTGGGCTCTGGAAGCTTCCGTCAC TGTGGTTGTTATGAGCATCTCGGGGCTGTTCTTTCTGCCAGTCCTGGGGCTGGCCTGCTTCCACCTGGTCCTGGTAGCCAGAGGGCGGACGACAAACGAGCAG gTGACGGGGAAATTCCAGGAAGGAGTGAACCCTTTCACCAAAGGTTGCTTTGGCAATGTGGAATCTGTTCTATGTAGTCCCCTGAGCCCAAG GTACATCGTGAAGCGGAGAAAGAAGACTCCTATTAGAATCCAGCCACCTTTCAAGAGGCCAGAAAGTGACAGAGAAACTCCTGTTAAAATTAGGGACAATGGAATCCAAACTAATATCCTTCCAAATAAG GCTGTCGAAGGAGTGGATGTGCCAGATAGCAAGCGGCTCAACACCCCTCCTCCCCTGCCACCCAAACCTGACCCTGTCCTCCTGAGGAACCACTTGGCTGCCTTGGAAG agAGCCTCTTGCATAGCAGGTCCTCCTTCCCCTCCGCCCAGCCCACAGGGACACTGCGTCCCTCCCTGAACCACCTCTCCAAGCTCGGCCCCCTCTCCTCCAGGGAAGAAGTCCGGCAG ACTATGGAGTCAATGACGCAGACTGGCGTGCGGCCTCAGGACTTCTCTTCTGACCCCAGCTTGGGCTTCCCGTCCAGCACGCTGCCCCTGAACTCCCTCACCCTCAACTCACGCTCGCTCAGCCTCAAGCATGCCCACCGCTACCGCGACCGGCCCTCGCTCTCCTCGCAGACCTCCGAGGGTCTGACCTCCTTGGGCCCCGCGTCGTCCGCCTCGCAGAGCCTTCGCCTCTCCCCGAGCGCGCTGACCAGCCGCGGCAGCAGCCTCTCCTACGACAGCCTGCTGGGCACCCCTGGGGAGATCAACGGCTCCCAACGAGGGCTTCCCCTGCTGGGCTTCCAGGTGCCCTACCTCCCCCTGGACTCTGGGGGCCTGGGCCTGTCCCGGGCGTCTGAGATCCAGCGCCACTCGCCGCACACGCGCAGCCCCGTCTTCATGGGCGTGAGCCGCCAGTCGCCACAGCCACGCGAGCCCTCGCCCGTGCGCTACGACAACCTGTCCAAGGCCATCATGGCGTCCATTCAGGAGCGACGCGAGCTGGAGGAGCGGGAGAGGCTCATGCAGCTGCCCCACGCCGGCCCCACCAGCCCCGCAACCGCGCCGGGCTACGTCACCCCCGACACCGGGGTGTACGACACGCCGAGCCGCCGCAGCCTTCCGCTGGAGGGCCTCCGAGGCCCACCGTCACGCGGTCCGACTCCGCCGGCATACGGCTCGCGGGAGTTCCTGATGAGCAGCGCGGCGTACGGCTACGGCAGCCGCATGGGCCTGTCCAGCTCGTCCACGTCGTCGCTGTCCCGTGCGGCGGCGGCGCCGCGCATCTCCTGCTCCTCTACGTCCTCGCTTTCGCGCACGCCCCGCAACTCCTGCTCGTCCACCTCGTCCCTCTCGCGGGCGCCCCGGACCTCTGGATCGCCGCTCCAGTCGCACCCTCAGGGCAGTGGGGGCGACCGCTCACTCTCCCCGGCATACCCCTCACTGGAACGGCAACTCCAGCAGTCGCCCTCCGCCCTGCTCTGCTCCCCGACCTCCTACACCACCCCCCGAGGCCTCGCCTTCATCTCTGACACTGAAGCCCCAGACCAGCCCCCCTCAGATGGACTACAGCGCTTTGAGAGTTGA